One region of Deinococcus budaensis genomic DNA includes:
- a CDS encoding ABC transporter substrate-binding protein, with protein sequence MIKRALLSLTALSLLAVPAQARTWAEIKQSGTVRIATEGAFPPFNLLKGKQLTGFEVDLANQLAKQLGLKVQWVTQPFDNLLIGLNQDRYDFVIASHGINPERAKAVDFSNPHYCTGGAIVAKPGGPLTAAALKGKRVAVQVGTTYLENVRKVPGVGDVKTFPKDTDAQAALMAGRVDAWVGDKFTGIDLVKAQQGKVKQGDLLFNERIAMAVKKGNSSLLKELNAALAKAQQNGSYAKLSQQYFGQDVRCK encoded by the coding sequence ATGATCAAACGAGCGCTGCTGTCCCTGACCGCCCTGTCCCTGCTCGCTGTCCCCGCGCAGGCCCGCACCTGGGCCGAGATCAAGCAGAGCGGCACTGTCCGCATCGCCACCGAGGGCGCTTTCCCGCCCTTCAACCTCCTGAAGGGCAAGCAGCTCACCGGCTTCGAGGTGGACCTCGCCAACCAGCTGGCCAAGCAGCTGGGTCTCAAGGTGCAGTGGGTGACCCAGCCTTTTGACAACCTCCTGATCGGCCTGAATCAGGACCGCTACGACTTCGTGATCGCCAGCCACGGCATCAACCCCGAGCGGGCCAAGGCGGTCGACTTTTCCAACCCGCACTACTGCACGGGCGGCGCGATCGTCGCCAAGCCCGGCGGCCCCCTGACGGCGGCGGCATTGAAAGGCAAGCGGGTGGCCGTGCAGGTCGGGACCACCTATCTGGAAAACGTCCGCAAGGTCCCCGGCGTGGGCGACGTGAAGACCTTTCCCAAGGACACCGACGCCCAGGCCGCGCTGATGGCGGGCCGGGTGGACGCCTGGGTGGGCGACAAGTTCACCGGGATCGACCTGGTCAAGGCGCAGCAGGGCAAGGTCAAACAGGGCGACCTGCTGTTCAACGAGCGCATCGCGATGGCCGTCAAAAAGGGCAACAGCAGCCTGCTCAAAGAACTCAACGCCGCGCTCGCCAAGGCGCAGCAGAACGGCAGCTACGCCAAGCTCAGCCAGCAGTATTTCGGGCAGGACGTGCGCTGCAAGTAA
- a CDS encoding TRAP transporter permease encodes MSDPTRPISSDPALDHGGMTQGERRALEIVEAAETGGRKLFGGQKWLVTALALAWCVFQMYAAQVGTVDTLLLRATHLAFAFALAYLVFPFRKKIGVPQVGVPWFDWLLGAAAVGTAIYLIVQYPTIASVQGGVLTPADVWVGTAMIALLLLAAWRTIGIAMPIVAGVFMLYALTGPRGLIRGDLGPQLQLHAGQTWPQVVGQLFANTEGIFGTAIGVSAQIVFLFVLFGAIFDKLGAGEWFMNVAQGLLGGFRGGPAKASVLSSALNGIISGSSVSNVVTGGNITIGTMKRVGYSAEKAGAIEVASSSNGQLMPPVMGAAAFIMAQNLNIEYRSLILAAAIPAFLCYGALLVVTHIEALKLGLRGLPREELPSVRRTMRSGWYYLLPLGYLIGTLTINPEATPERVALNTIFLMIGMMFVQEGWRASRDTRGLGRGLLDAGRMLVQAFEAGARSMIGIAIATAAAGIIVGIVTITGLGFGLADIVQLVSETFRGLFAALAGLIPGVNAAGVATFGAMLVVLLMAQLIALILGMGLPTTANYILMSALIVPIIARIAGLDTANPAQMLPVHMFVFYFGIMADSTPPVALAAFAAAAISGGNPVQTGVQAFQYELRTALLAYMMFFNPSLLLIANGRLGGLPWTEAIPMIFFAFIGLVAFSAATLRFLHRRTSGLQTLLLLAASLILIIPTALVWNAAALALLALVYFWQKAGSRNEPPLRPAAA; translated from the coding sequence ATGAGCGATCCCACCAGACCCATCTCCAGCGATCCGGCGCTGGACCACGGCGGCATGACCCAGGGCGAGCGCCGGGCGCTGGAAATCGTGGAAGCTGCCGAGACGGGCGGGCGCAAACTGTTCGGCGGCCAGAAGTGGCTGGTGACGGCCCTGGCGCTGGCCTGGTGCGTGTTTCAGATGTACGCGGCGCAGGTCGGCACGGTCGACACGCTGCTGCTGCGCGCGACCCACCTGGCCTTTGCCTTCGCGCTGGCCTACCTGGTCTTTCCCTTTCGCAAGAAAATCGGGGTGCCGCAAGTCGGCGTGCCGTGGTTCGACTGGCTGCTGGGCGCGGCGGCGGTGGGGACGGCCATCTACCTGATCGTCCAGTACCCCACCATCGCCAGCGTGCAGGGCGGCGTGCTGACCCCGGCCGACGTGTGGGTGGGCACAGCGATGATCGCGCTGCTGCTGCTCGCGGCGTGGCGCACCATCGGGATCGCCATGCCCATCGTGGCCGGCGTCTTTATGCTCTACGCGCTGACCGGGCCGCGCGGATTGATCCGGGGCGACCTGGGGCCGCAGCTTCAGCTGCACGCCGGGCAGACCTGGCCGCAGGTCGTGGGGCAGCTCTTTGCCAACACCGAGGGCATCTTCGGGACCGCCATCGGGGTCAGCGCGCAGATCGTCTTCCTGTTCGTGTTGTTCGGCGCGATCTTCGACAAGCTGGGTGCGGGCGAGTGGTTCATGAACGTGGCGCAGGGGCTGCTGGGGGGCTTCCGGGGTGGCCCGGCCAAGGCCAGCGTGCTGTCGAGCGCCCTGAACGGCATCATCAGCGGCTCGTCGGTCAGCAACGTCGTGACCGGCGGCAACATCACCATCGGCACCATGAAGCGGGTCGGGTATTCCGCCGAAAAGGCCGGGGCCATCGAGGTGGCGAGCAGTTCCAACGGCCAGCTGATGCCCCCGGTGATGGGCGCGGCAGCCTTTATCATGGCGCAGAACCTCAACATCGAGTACCGCTCGCTGATCCTGGCGGCCGCGATTCCCGCCTTCTTGTGCTACGGGGCGCTGCTGGTCGTCACGCACATCGAGGCGCTCAAGCTCGGGCTGCGCGGACTGCCGCGCGAGGAGTTGCCCTCGGTGCGCCGCACGATGCGCTCGGGCTGGTACTACCTGTTGCCGCTGGGCTACCTGATCGGCACCCTGACCATCAACCCCGAGGCCACGCCCGAGCGGGTCGCCCTGAACACCATCTTCCTGATGATCGGCATGATGTTCGTGCAGGAGGGCTGGCGGGCCAGCCGGGACACGCGCGGCCTGGGACGCGGCCTGCTGGACGCCGGGCGGATGCTCGTGCAGGCGTTCGAGGCGGGCGCGCGCTCCATGATCGGCATCGCCATCGCCACCGCCGCCGCCGGAATCATCGTGGGGATCGTGACCATCACCGGACTGGGCTTCGGGCTGGCCGACATCGTGCAACTGGTCAGCGAGACGTTCCGGGGGCTGTTCGCCGCCCTGGCGGGCCTGATTCCGGGCGTGAACGCGGCCGGGGTCGCCACCTTCGGCGCGATGCTGGTCGTGCTGCTGATGGCGCAGCTGATCGCCCTGATTCTGGGCATGGGCCTGCCCACCACCGCCAACTACATCCTGATGAGCGCATTGATCGTGCCCATCATCGCCCGGATCGCGGGGCTGGACACGGCCAACCCGGCGCAGATGCTCCCGGTCCACATGTTCGTCTTCTACTTCGGCATCATGGCCGACTCGACGCCGCCGGTCGCGCTGGCCGCCTTCGCCGCCGCCGCGATCTCGGGGGGCAATCCGGTCCAGACCGGCGTGCAGGCCTTTCAGTACGAACTGCGAACGGCGCTGCTGGCGTACATGATGTTTTTCAACCCGTCGCTGCTGCTGATCGCGAACGGCCGTCTGGGCGGCCTCCCCTGGACCGAGGCGATCCCGATGATCTTCTTCGCCTTTATCGGCCTGGTGGCCTTTAGCGCCGCGACCCTGCGCTTCTTGCACCGCCGCACGAGTGGGCTGCAAACCCTGCTGCTGCTGGCCGCGTCCCTGATCCTGATTATCCCCACCGCCCTGGTCTGGAACGCCGCCGCGCTGGCGTTGCTGGCGCTGGTGTACTTCTGGCAAAAGGCGGGGAGCCGCAATGAGCCGCCGCTGCGGCCTGCGGCGGCCTAG
- a CDS encoding TAXI family TRAP transporter solute-binding subunit, whose amino-acid sequence MKRVTTALLLGTAAVALAQGNTFLTIGSGATTGVYFPVATGMAKLINDAGAGVRANARSTGGSVFNVNALATGELDAAVAQNDIVYYAYKGTGIQAFQGKANTKLRTMAVLYPEVLHVIARRDSGINSIADLRGKRVVIGDLGSGTEQTARQVLETYNLGFDDLGQALRVSPAQGVSLMQDKRADALFYTVGVGASAISQIAQTVDVRVVPVGGNQAASLLKKYPFYVRFNIPARSYKGVGATVPSVAVQATLVTTTALSEDTVYRAMKASMGNQAALEALHPSLGAFTYEKAVKGLPAPLHPGAVKFFREKGVNVR is encoded by the coding sequence ATGAAACGAGTCACCACGGCCCTGCTGCTGGGCACCGCCGCCGTCGCCCTTGCCCAGGGCAACACCTTCCTGACCATCGGCTCGGGGGCCACCACGGGTGTGTATTTTCCGGTCGCCACCGGCATGGCCAAGCTGATCAACGACGCGGGGGCGGGCGTACGCGCCAACGCCCGCTCGACCGGCGGCAGCGTCTTTAACGTCAACGCGCTCGCCACCGGTGAACTCGACGCGGCGGTCGCGCAAAACGACATCGTGTACTACGCCTACAAGGGCACCGGCATCCAGGCGTTCCAGGGCAAGGCCAACACCAAGCTGCGGACGATGGCGGTCCTCTATCCCGAGGTGCTGCACGTGATCGCCCGGCGCGATTCGGGCATCAACTCCATCGCGGACCTGAGGGGCAAGCGCGTCGTGATCGGGGACCTGGGGTCCGGCACCGAGCAGACGGCCCGGCAGGTGCTCGAAACGTACAACCTCGGCTTTGACGACCTCGGGCAGGCGCTGCGGGTCTCGCCTGCCCAGGGCGTCAGCCTGATGCAGGACAAGCGCGCCGACGCGCTGTTTTACACGGTCGGCGTGGGCGCCAGCGCCATCAGCCAGATCGCGCAGACGGTGGACGTCCGGGTCGTGCCGGTGGGCGGCAACCAGGCGGCCAGCCTGCTGAAGAAGTACCCCTTCTACGTGCGCTTCAACATCCCCGCGCGCAGCTACAAGGGCGTGGGCGCCACCGTCCCCAGCGTCGCCGTGCAGGCCACCCTGGTCACCACGACCGCCCTCAGCGAGGACACCGTCTACCGGGCGATGAAGGCCAGCATGGGCAACCAGGCCGCGCTCGAAGCGCTGCACCCCAGCCTCGGCGCGTTCACCTACGAAAAAGCCGTCAAGGGCCTGCCTGCCCCGCTGCACCCCGGCGCCGTCAAGTTCTTCCGTGAAAAGGGCGTGAACGTCCGCTAA
- a CDS encoding amino acid ABC transporter ATP-binding protein translates to MAEPIIVASDVHKHFGSFHALRGVSLTVQPGEVVVVIGPSGSGKSTFIRTLNALDPHDGGSVVVDGIPLQGARNLDAVRREVGMVFQSFNLFPHLSVLENVTLAPTRVRRTNKAEAERRALELLRRVGIEEQAHKFPAQLSGGQQQRVAIARALAMDPKVMLFDEPTSALDPEMIKEVLDVMKDLARGGMTMLVVTHEMGFAREVADRILFFDQGLIVEDTTPEAFYNNPQHERARVFLSKILGH, encoded by the coding sequence ATGGCCGAGCCGATCATCGTGGCAAGTGACGTTCACAAGCACTTCGGGAGCTTCCACGCCCTGCGCGGAGTGAGCCTGACCGTGCAGCCCGGCGAGGTCGTGGTCGTGATCGGCCCCTCGGGCAGCGGCAAGAGCACCTTTATCCGCACCCTCAACGCGCTCGACCCCCACGACGGCGGCAGCGTGGTCGTGGACGGCATCCCGCTCCAGGGGGCGCGCAACCTCGACGCGGTGCGGCGCGAGGTCGGCATGGTCTTTCAAAGCTTCAATCTCTTTCCGCACCTCAGCGTGCTGGAAAACGTGACGCTGGCGCCCACCCGCGTGCGGCGCACGAACAAGGCCGAGGCGGAGCGCCGGGCGCTGGAACTGCTCAGGCGGGTCGGCATCGAGGAGCAGGCCCACAAGTTCCCGGCCCAGCTGTCGGGCGGGCAGCAGCAGCGCGTCGCCATCGCCCGCGCCCTGGCGATGGACCCCAAGGTGATGCTCTTCGACGAGCCGACCTCGGCCCTTGATCCCGAGATGATCAAGGAAGTGCTCGACGTGATGAAGGACCTCGCGCGCGGCGGCATGACCATGCTGGTCGTGACCCACGAGATGGGCTTTGCCCGCGAGGTGGCCGACCGCATCCTCTTTTTCGACCAGGGCCTGATCGTGGAGGACACCACGCCGGAGGCCTTTTACAACAACCCCCAGCACGAGCGGGCGCGGGTATTCCTGAGCAAGATTCTGGGGCACTGA
- a CDS encoding amino acid ABC transporter permease — MTAPGPAPRQTPLGGLALLGWLGAAAAAFVLLFFLITAVLRQMPDPIGPRADLFVEGARMTLQLTLVSGVIGLLIGIVAGIMKTSGMWLVRAPASFLIWLIRGTPLLVQILFVYNALPPILESVGLNVELNEFWSAVVALSLNVGAYNAEVIRAGILAIPRGQGEAARSLGLSGGQTMQTVVLPQALRIVVPPLVNNLVALLKDSSLASSIALLELTLAGSRVSSETFQPIPVLTTVACVYLALTTVMTLFTDQLERRVKIATR, encoded by the coding sequence ATGACCGCTCCAGGACCGGCGCCGCGTCAGACGCCGCTGGGCGGCCTCGCGCTGCTGGGGTGGCTGGGGGCCGCCGCCGCCGCCTTCGTCCTGCTGTTTTTTCTGATCACCGCCGTGCTGCGGCAGATGCCCGACCCCATCGGCCCCCGCGCCGACCTCTTCGTCGAGGGCGCCCGCATGACCCTGCAACTCACGCTGGTCAGCGGCGTGATCGGGCTGCTGATCGGCATTGTCGCGGGCATCATGAAAACGAGCGGCATGTGGTTGGTCCGGGCGCCCGCCAGCTTCCTGATCTGGCTGATTCGCGGCACGCCGCTGCTGGTGCAGATCCTGTTCGTGTACAACGCCCTGCCGCCCATTCTGGAAAGCGTCGGCCTGAACGTGGAACTCAACGAGTTCTGGTCGGCGGTGGTCGCGCTTTCCCTCAACGTCGGTGCCTACAACGCCGAGGTCATTCGCGCCGGGATTCTGGCCATTCCGCGCGGGCAGGGCGAGGCGGCGCGCAGCCTGGGCCTCAGCGGCGGCCAGACCATGCAGACGGTGGTGCTGCCCCAGGCGCTGCGGATCGTGGTGCCCCCGCTGGTCAACAACCTCGTGGCGCTGCTCAAGGACTCGTCGCTGGCGTCCTCCATCGCCCTGCTGGAACTCACGCTGGCCGGGTCGCGCGTCTCCAGCGAGACGTTCCAGCCTATCCCGGTGCTGACCACCGTCGCCTGCGTCTACCTGGCGCTGACCACCGTGATGACGCTGTTCACCGATCAGCTGGAAAGGCGGGTGAAGATCGCCACCCGGTAG